In the Gymnodinialimonas sp. 202GB13-11 genome, one interval contains:
- a CDS encoding DNA-packaging protein has protein sequence MRSASGLLASATPSQEQAFLESLDDNALAALPWIFEFWALPHQLPPSGDWRTWVVLGGRGAGKTRAGAEWVRSMVEGDTPDAPGGARRVALVGETYDQALAVMVKGESGLIACSPPDRVPRWVAGERMLVWPNGAEARLYSSHDPEALRGPQFDLAWSDELAKWPKAQETWDMLQFGLRLGKHPQQIVTTTPRNVDVLKELLARQDVAHTHAPTEANRAYLADSFLTEVRARYGDQRLGRQELDGVLLDDVENALWTRAGIDAQRMSEVPEGARVIVAVDPPVTGHKGSDACGIVVVGIIESGDPNQWEAVVIEDCSVQGVSPQQWAEVAVAAYHRHGASRMVGEVNQGGQLVTETVRLVDPLINFREVRASVGKVARAEPVAALYEQGRVRHLGVLPQLEDEMCKMALSGFEGKGSPDRVDALVWALHEGMIVPAKARLNPGIRNL, from the coding sequence CTGAGATCGGCCTCCGGCTTGCTTGCCTCCGCGACGCCGTCGCAGGAGCAGGCGTTTCTGGAGAGCCTGGATGACAATGCGCTGGCAGCCTTGCCCTGGATTTTCGAATTCTGGGCGCTGCCGCATCAACTGCCGCCATCGGGGGATTGGCGCACCTGGGTCGTGCTGGGTGGCCGGGGCGCGGGTAAGACGCGCGCCGGTGCAGAATGGGTCCGGTCGATGGTAGAAGGCGATACGCCTGACGCCCCCGGCGGGGCCCGCCGCGTGGCACTGGTGGGCGAGACCTATGACCAAGCGCTGGCGGTTATGGTGAAAGGGGAGAGCGGGTTGATTGCCTGCTCTCCGCCCGACCGGGTTCCGCGTTGGGTGGCGGGTGAGCGGATGCTGGTTTGGCCAAATGGGGCGGAGGCACGGCTATACTCGTCCCACGACCCGGAGGCGCTGAGGGGGCCGCAATTTGATCTGGCCTGGTCCGATGAACTGGCCAAATGGCCCAAGGCGCAGGAGACATGGGACATGCTACAATTCGGTCTGCGGTTGGGGAAACACCCGCAGCAGATCGTGACGACGACACCGCGGAATGTGGACGTGTTGAAGGAATTGCTGGCGCGCCAGGATGTGGCGCATACCCATGCGCCGACCGAGGCGAACCGGGCCTATCTGGCGGATTCGTTCCTGACAGAAGTTCGGGCGCGTTACGGAGATCAGCGGTTGGGGCGGCAGGAACTGGATGGCGTGTTGCTCGACGATGTTGAGAACGCGCTGTGGACGCGCGCCGGTATCGACGCGCAGCGCATGTCGGAGGTGCCGGAAGGGGCCCGGGTGATCGTGGCCGTTGATCCGCCGGTGACAGGGCACAAAGGCTCCGATGCGTGCGGGATCGTGGTTGTGGGGATCATCGAGAGCGGTGATCCGAACCAGTGGGAAGCCGTGGTGATCGAGGATTGCTCGGTCCAGGGCGTCTCGCCGCAACAGTGGGCCGAAGTGGCCGTGGCCGCCTATCACCGCCATGGCGCGAGCCGGATGGTGGGTGAGGTGAACCAGGGCGGGCAGTTAGTGACGGAAACGGTCCGGCTGGTCGATCCGCTGATCAACTTCCGCGAAGTGCGGGCCAGTGTGGGCAAGGTGGCGCGGGCCGAACCGGTCGCAGCTTTGTACGAACAGGGCCGTGTGCGGCATCTGGGCGTGCTGCCCCAGCTGGAAGATGAGATGTGCAAGATGGCCCTATCGGGCTTTGAGGGAAAAGGCTCCCCCGACCGTGTGGATGCGCTGGTTTGGGCGCTGCATGAGGGGATGATCGTGCCGGCTAAGGCGCGACTGAACCCCGGTATTCGCAACCTTTGA